The proteins below come from a single Thalassomonas actiniarum genomic window:
- a CDS encoding TonB-dependent receptor plug domain-containing protein has translation MHGFFFGRAIYNIAPILFICTSCCYAKACLSQQASDDNLFSLSLEQLLAIPITVASTQPESLFDTGSTVSVITAKDIRTYGYQSISDAISKLAGVEVIHTYFQKNLTTIRGVLQDNYANKVLVMINDVPSWDGTYSDNKLNRINIRDVERIEVLKGPSSVLYGTNAYSGAINIKLKDQRTAYANANLQLGNHSHHVLNYSQSFDVFEQSKFFLALSKKHQGRQQRDFTAENQETARVTDFIDNDNISVVLTHGKHKVLANAYEIDENFFAFVPFFSRAGGPLKNEGYMFSYGYENELGAQGKLNYLFAYDRTEKSYYRFADKRESSSRKSRRIHHQLSFNKLLTDSYSLELGVDYDTRRSLDFSNYDFAGNFILGQNITGRSLSSYAFWSQLGVNHSKHHWLFGVRNTENELFGTNLSGRLSYRYDLSAKQRIKFIAAQSYRSPSIFELFFIDIGAGVHGNRELNPETSDSFEISYLSVAPNWSLQATAYYAFYDNKIFRRIGDLILEDGTVAPNVNIYNNGEEFTGYGVEIETRYQSRNNWGAMLSANYLDGDDGDKAGRDEHYNFKFVPNYYFSLGLNKSWHNVTLAAMLSYRSSSSGPESPISSSITLDINASYTQDLAGYQLSHNVKVNNLTKEQVNMAEYVRRRGVSQVPITHGRSISYQLSILF, from the coding sequence ATGCATGGTTTTTTCTTTGGCCGAGCCATATATAATATTGCTCCTATCCTGTTTATTTGTACGTCTTGCTGTTATGCCAAGGCCTGCCTATCACAGCAGGCCAGTGATGATAATCTGTTTAGTTTGAGTCTTGAGCAGTTATTGGCAATACCGATCACTGTAGCCTCCACGCAGCCGGAATCTCTGTTTGATACCGGGTCTACGGTATCGGTGATTACCGCCAAGGATATCCGGACTTATGGTTACCAATCGATTTCAGATGCCATCAGTAAGCTTGCTGGCGTAGAAGTGATCCACACCTATTTTCAAAAGAATTTAACCACTATCAGGGGAGTGTTGCAGGACAATTATGCCAACAAGGTACTGGTGATGATCAATGATGTGCCCAGTTGGGATGGTACTTATAGCGATAATAAACTCAACCGTATCAATATTCGTGATGTTGAACGCATTGAGGTACTTAAAGGCCCGAGTTCAGTATTGTACGGCACCAATGCCTATAGCGGTGCCATTAATATTAAGCTTAAAGATCAACGTACTGCCTATGCCAATGCTAATCTTCAGCTTGGTAATCATAGTCATCATGTACTGAATTATTCGCAAAGTTTTGATGTCTTTGAACAAAGCAAATTCTTTCTTGCGCTCTCAAAAAAACACCAGGGCAGGCAGCAAAGAGATTTTACCGCCGAAAACCAAGAAACCGCTCGAGTCACCGATTTCATCGATAATGATAACATCAGTGTCGTGTTGACACATGGCAAGCATAAAGTACTGGCCAATGCCTATGAAATTGATGAAAACTTTTTTGCTTTTGTTCCTTTTTTCAGTAGAGCCGGCGGTCCGCTAAAAAATGAAGGTTATATGTTCAGTTATGGTTATGAAAACGAGCTCGGAGCGCAGGGCAAACTCAACTATCTTTTTGCCTACGACAGGACAGAAAAAAGCTACTATCGCTTTGCCGACAAAAGAGAATCAAGCAGCAGAAAAAGCAGGAGAATACATCATCAGCTCAGTTTTAATAAGCTGTTAACTGATAGCTATTCTTTAGAGCTGGGTGTAGATTATGACACGCGCAGGAGCCTGGATTTTTCTAATTATGATTTTGCCGGAAACTTTATACTGGGGCAGAACATAACCGGCAGAAGTCTTTCTTCCTATGCTTTTTGGAGTCAATTAGGCGTAAACCATAGTAAACATCATTGGCTGTTCGGTGTTCGAAACACCGAAAATGAACTTTTCGGCACCAACCTGTCCGGGAGGTTAAGTTACCGTTATGATTTATCAGCAAAGCAACGGATAAAATTTATTGCGGCTCAATCATATCGTTCACCCTCCATCTTCGAACTTTTCTTTATTGATATCGGGGCAGGCGTTCATGGTAACCGGGAGTTAAATCCCGAAACCAGCGACTCTTTTGAAATTTCCTATCTGTCTGTAGCGCCAAACTGGTCCTTGCAGGCAACAGCTTATTATGCCTTTTATGATAATAAAATATTCAGGCGAATAGGCGACCTCATACTCGAAGACGGCACAGTTGCCCCCAATGTAAACATTTATAATAACGGCGAAGAGTTTACCGGCTACGGCGTAGAAATTGAGACTCGCTACCAGAGCAGGAACAACTGGGGCGCCATGTTAAGTGCTAACTATCTGGACGGTGACGATGGAGATAAAGCTGGCAGGGACGAGCATTATAATTTTAAGTTTGTCCCTAACTATTACTTCTCCCTGGGTTTGAACAAATCCTGGCATAATGTCACCCTGGCAGCCATGCTCAGCTATCGCAGCAGCAGTAGTGGGCCTGAGTCTCCCATCAGCTCCTCCATCACCTTAGATATCAATGCCAGCTATACACAAGACCTGGCTGGCTATCAGTTATCTCATAACGTCAAAGTGAATAACCTGACCAAAGAGCAAGTCAATATGGCCGAATACGTCAGGCGCCGTGGTGTTAGCCAGGTGCCAATTACCCACGGACGTTCAATAAGTTACCAGTTGAGCATTCTTTTTTAA
- a CDS encoding zinc-binding dehydrogenase, producing MLTTRNVWKTSHAGAIKRLKLITEDLAELAPDSVRIEVKAVGLNFADIFALTGLYSATPKGAFIPGLEYSGVVTALGDAVTDFKVGDRIMGVTRFGGYVDKLDTTPEHLQLLPESWSFEQGAAYLVQTLTAWYALTALGNIKKDQQVLVQSAAGGVGLQAMKICRALGAHPVGFVSSEEKAALLKSLGFEQSYIRQQPFADQLTQLNITLDLVLDAIGGEVQYASFNALKPMGRLVVFGAAEFTPGKNRPNYLKAAWQYLKRPKYDVMEMISENKSVMAFNLIWLWQETGLMAELVSQMGRIDIAAPYVGHTFAFSQAHQAIECLRSGKTVGKVVLTLASND from the coding sequence ATGCTAACAACAAGAAATGTTTGGAAAACCAGCCACGCCGGAGCTATTAAGCGCTTGAAGCTGATCACAGAAGATTTAGCTGAACTGGCTCCTGATTCGGTCCGGATAGAAGTCAAAGCCGTTGGTTTAAATTTCGCCGATATCTTCGCCTTAACCGGCCTTTATTCCGCCACCCCGAAAGGTGCCTTTATTCCCGGTCTGGAGTATTCAGGTGTAGTCACAGCTCTGGGTGATGCGGTCACCGATTTTAAAGTCGGTGACCGCATCATGGGAGTCACACGTTTCGGGGGCTATGTCGACAAGCTTGATACTACACCTGAACATCTGCAGCTGTTACCCGAAAGCTGGAGTTTCGAACAGGGGGCCGCCTACCTGGTACAAACCTTAACCGCCTGGTATGCCCTGACAGCGCTTGGCAATATCAAAAAAGACCAGCAAGTGCTGGTGCAAAGTGCCGCTGGCGGTGTCGGTTTGCAGGCAATGAAAATCTGCCGGGCATTAGGCGCCCACCCCGTGGGATTTGTCTCCAGTGAGGAAAAAGCGGCTTTGTTAAAATCCCTTGGTTTTGAGCAAAGCTATATTCGCCAACAACCTTTTGCCGACCAGTTAACACAACTTAACATCACCCTGGATCTGGTGCTGGATGCAATCGGCGGTGAAGTACAATACGCCAGCTTCAATGCCCTAAAGCCCATGGGACGCCTGGTGGTCTTTGGCGCTGCCGAGTTTACTCCCGGCAAAAATCGCCCGAATTATCTTAAAGCCGCCTGGCAATACCTGAAACGGCCCAAATACGATGTAATGGAAATGATCAGCGAAAATAAATCCGTGATGGCATTTAATTTGATCTGGCTGTGGCAGGAAACCGGTTTAATGGCTGAGTTAGTGTCGCAAATGGGCCGTATTGATATAGCCGCCCCTTATGTTGGTCACACCTTTGCCTTTTCACAGGCGCATCAGGCCATCGAATGTCTCAGATCAGGAAAAACCGTCGGCAAAGTGGTGTTAACACTGGCGTCAAACGACTAA
- a CDS encoding MBL fold metallo-hydrolase — MLKIFKQILLPLALTGLMANSAQATNTAFDFSVTPIAENVYSLVAPSFGLPTPENKGWNSNSHFVVTDKGVLVFDTGSSESIGKEIKKAIKSVTDKPVLWVVNSHSHADHWLGNAAFANSGAEIIASSQATKTMKKYGQQDIDAFSRMTKGATGTTEMAYPASLLAQREKRNLAGVDVEFIFSNNGHSPGDVLMWLPKQKIIFGGDVLNSDWMPIMTPHANIPNLIDTLYAVVGLNPAVVLTGHGSATTVKSVKRDADLLTGVWKLVKDGYKENKKQKEILSQANIILAPKYKALYKNFDSQLKQQVKQMYKKQKEQVI; from the coding sequence ATGTTGAAAATCTTTAAACAAATTTTACTGCCCCTTGCCTTAACGGGTTTGATGGCCAACAGCGCGCAGGCAACGAATACTGCCTTTGATTTTTCAGTAACCCCCATTGCTGAAAATGTCTATAGCCTGGTTGCCCCCTCATTTGGCTTACCAACACCAGAGAATAAAGGCTGGAATTCCAATAGTCACTTTGTGGTCACCGACAAGGGGGTGCTGGTATTTGATACCGGCTCCTCTGAATCCATTGGTAAAGAAATTAAAAAAGCTATTAAATCAGTGACAGATAAACCTGTGTTATGGGTGGTGAACTCCCATAGCCACGCCGATCACTGGTTGGGTAATGCTGCCTTTGCCAATAGCGGCGCTGAGATTATTGCCAGTAGCCAAGCAACAAAGACCATGAAGAAGTATGGACAGCAAGATATCGATGCCTTTTCCCGCATGACTAAAGGTGCAACCGGTACTACCGAGATGGCGTATCCTGCTTCGTTATTGGCTCAAAGAGAAAAACGCAATCTCGCAGGGGTGGATGTTGAGTTCATCTTTTCCAATAACGGGCATTCGCCGGGAGATGTTTTGATGTGGCTGCCAAAGCAAAAAATCATCTTTGGCGGTGACGTCTTAAATTCTGACTGGATGCCGATCATGACGCCGCATGCAAATATCCCTAATTTGATTGATACCCTTTACGCTGTGGTAGGCTTAAATCCAGCTGTTGTCTTAACCGGACACGGCAGTGCAACAACGGTGAAGTCGGTAAAGCGAGATGCTGATTTATTAACCGGTGTCTGGAAACTGGTAAAAGATGGCTATAAAGAGAATAAAAAGCAGAAGGAAATCCTGTCACAAGCCAACATTATCCTGGCTCCAAAATACAAAGCCTTATATAAAAACTTCGATTCACAGCTCAAGCAACAAGTGAAGCAGATGTATAAAAAGCAAAAAGAGCAGGTAATTTAA
- a CDS encoding FKBP-type peptidyl-prolyl cis-trans isomerase, with product MKYVVLAIVIALVVFYFTRSANNKKVAVENIAIGKDFLVKNKAIEGVTETASGLQYQVLQKGEGSEHPTARSKVKVHYHGSLIDGTVFDSSVERGAPISFGLNQVIRGWTEGVQLMVVGDKFKFFIPAELGYGNRAAGKIAPGSMLIFEVELLEIQ from the coding sequence ATGAAATATGTTGTTTTAGCTATCGTTATTGCACTGGTGGTATTTTATTTCACCAGAAGCGCAAATAATAAAAAAGTCGCGGTTGAGAACATTGCTATCGGCAAAGACTTTTTAGTAAAAAACAAAGCGATAGAGGGAGTGACTGAAACGGCTTCAGGATTACAATATCAAGTTTTACAAAAAGGCGAAGGGAGCGAGCACCCCACAGCCCGTTCGAAAGTAAAAGTGCATTATCATGGCTCTTTAATAGACGGTACTGTTTTTGACAGCTCGGTAGAACGCGGCGCGCCCATCAGCTTTGGTTTAAACCAAGTGATACGCGGCTGGACCGAAGGGGTTCAGTTAATGGTGGTTGGTGATAAATTTAAGTTTTTCATCCCGGCAGAGTTAGGCTATGGCAATAGGGCCGCAGGAAAAATAGCACCCGGTTCCATGCTTATTTTTGAAGTAGAACTGCTGGAAATTCAATAG
- a CDS encoding response regulator: MNGQMILIVEDDLDIADIVATYLQAAGFMTKHLSDGNEVVGWVKSNTPALIILDIHLPGKDGLDICREVRAFSEVPIIMATAKIEEVDRLIGLEIGADDYVCKPYSVKEVVARVKANLRRFGKLANAAGKLILDSDSFCLNYQGQAVELTAIEFSLFHLLYANPSRIYSRGQIIDLVYQDYRDVSDRTVDSHIRNLRKKLSKLPLEHDFIRSIYGAGYKFEAI; encoded by the coding sequence ATGAACGGACAAATGATATTAATTGTTGAAGATGATCTTGATATTGCAGATATTGTCGCTACCTATCTGCAGGCGGCGGGTTTTATGACCAAGCATTTGAGTGACGGCAATGAGGTTGTCGGCTGGGTAAAAAGCAATACGCCGGCGCTGATCATTCTCGATATCCATCTTCCGGGTAAAGATGGCCTGGATATTTGCCGGGAGGTGCGGGCATTTTCTGAAGTCCCTATTATTATGGCTACCGCCAAAATAGAGGAAGTTGACCGCCTGATCGGCCTGGAGATAGGAGCAGATGATTATGTCTGCAAGCCCTATAGTGTCAAAGAAGTGGTTGCCCGGGTAAAAGCCAATTTACGCCGCTTTGGCAAGCTCGCCAATGCGGCGGGAAAGTTAATCCTGGACAGCGACAGCTTTTGCCTGAACTACCAGGGGCAGGCGGTAGAGTTAACGGCGATAGAATTTTCCTTGTTCCACCTGCTTTACGCCAACCCAAGCCGAATTTATTCCCGCGGGCAAATCATTGACCTGGTTTATCAGGATTATCGTGATGTTTCTGACCGGACTGTGGACAGCCATATCCGAAATTTACGCAAAAAATTAAGTAAATTGCCGTTAGAGCATGATTTTATTCGCTCCATTTATGGTGCAGGATACAAGTTTGAAGCTATTTAA
- a CDS encoding ATP-binding protein, whose protein sequence is MKRFSFATFILLASLSSFTFAEHSPETLQQAIAKISLKDHDAEQQALALLSSVQQQQQPALTAQALLFVMRAQRKNRDFDGVKASYQKLALMTEENQLYKAHAQGLLLLAKSERMIDKNDVALKIIEQQALPLAKAHAPELLGNIYTEAANNVALIPDFEKFEPYFQLAIETLKKEQDFKKSARMLAIKANHLSSYGNIKAALPALMSAIKEQLALDDKSGLFLSYTALGTLHHEIENYQQALAYFQKARDLGHESARNLASLNYKMAFSYYKLQQYDEGIAYMDNALGYMVNHSSKKDLATVHLGKVLIFIEQQNYIASLSTLNKVKALVKDVNSERVHEDLQTSFANYYLAVGDIPSAVKSIQASLAFETTHIAMNIEKYETASDIYEQAGDYAKSLFYLKKLREFEREKAQVKDEQRVFQQQNEINLLNAQKNTALVKQQLLEKQNQVQLQQAEQQKLWFYAGMSALCLFALFSFFYLRQSQKKRIALEQSKLVMALMEQKNQFIANVAHDLKNPITVIQIHLEALKDGMVKNPEQAHDILSQRLAELTNSIEDLRQVSLLEMGALSLNPEALLFKSWLQQEINAYRPLVESKGLSFRVSIKLEGTAIVIADPGRLSQVFANIIKNSLRYTHQPGKLTIIARQHQQTVELLIKDSAPAVAESELNDLFSHSYCSKKTQAMSTQSSGLGLYICKQIIEAHQGEISASLSNLGGLCINITMPLADE, encoded by the coding sequence ATGAAACGTTTCTCTTTTGCCACCTTTATATTGCTAGCAAGCCTCTCCTCGTTCACTTTTGCTGAGCATAGCCCGGAAACTTTACAGCAGGCGATCGCGAAAATCTCATTAAAAGACCATGATGCCGAGCAACAGGCACTTGCCTTGCTGTCTTCGGTGCAGCAGCAACAGCAACCGGCATTAACGGCGCAAGCGCTGTTGTTTGTGATGCGGGCACAGCGGAAAAACAGAGATTTTGACGGTGTTAAAGCGAGTTATCAAAAGCTGGCGTTGATGACAGAAGAAAATCAGTTATACAAAGCCCATGCGCAGGGGTTACTGCTGTTGGCAAAAAGTGAGCGCATGATCGACAAAAATGACGTGGCCTTAAAAATCATTGAACAGCAGGCATTGCCGTTGGCAAAAGCGCATGCGCCTGAGTTGTTGGGGAATATATATACCGAAGCGGCCAATAATGTTGCGCTTATTCCCGACTTTGAAAAATTTGAACCTTATTTTCAATTAGCGATTGAAACCCTTAAAAAAGAACAAGACTTCAAAAAATCAGCCCGGATGCTGGCGATTAAAGCTAATCACCTTTCCTCGTACGGCAATATTAAAGCGGCCTTACCGGCATTGATGTCAGCGATTAAAGAGCAATTGGCGCTTGATGATAAGTCCGGGTTATTTTTATCTTACACCGCCCTTGGCACCCTCCATCATGAAATAGAAAACTATCAGCAAGCACTGGCATATTTTCAAAAAGCCCGGGACTTAGGGCATGAATCCGCAAGAAACCTGGCTTCCTTAAACTATAAAATGGCCTTTAGCTATTATAAGCTGCAGCAATATGATGAGGGTATTGCTTATATGGATAATGCGCTGGGTTATATGGTGAACCATTCAAGCAAAAAAGATTTAGCCACAGTGCACCTGGGAAAAGTCTTAATATTTATTGAACAGCAAAATTATATTGCCAGCCTCAGTACCTTAAATAAAGTAAAAGCCCTAGTGAAAGACGTTAATTCTGAACGGGTGCATGAAGATCTTCAAACCTCATTTGCCAACTATTATCTTGCCGTGGGGGATATTCCATCGGCAGTAAAAAGTATTCAGGCCTCACTCGCCTTTGAGACTACCCATATCGCCATGAACATCGAAAAATATGAAACCGCCAGCGATATTTATGAACAGGCGGGGGACTATGCTAAGTCACTTTTCTACCTGAAAAAGTTACGAGAATTCGAACGTGAAAAAGCGCAAGTTAAAGATGAACAAAGAGTGTTCCAGCAGCAAAATGAAATAAATTTGCTTAATGCGCAGAAAAACACCGCGCTGGTTAAGCAACAGCTGCTGGAAAAGCAAAACCAAGTGCAGTTACAGCAAGCCGAGCAGCAAAAGCTGTGGTTTTATGCCGGCATGAGCGCACTTTGTCTGTTCGCTTTGTTTAGTTTTTTCTATTTACGGCAAAGCCAGAAAAAGCGTATTGCCCTGGAGCAGTCGAAGCTGGTGATGGCGCTGATGGAGCAAAAAAACCAGTTTATCGCCAATGTTGCCCATGATTTGAAAAATCCGATCACTGTGATCCAGATACATTTGGAAGCCCTGAAAGACGGCATGGTAAAAAATCCCGAACAGGCACATGACATTCTTAGTCAGCGTCTGGCAGAGCTGACCAATAGCATTGAAGATTTACGTCAGGTATCGTTATTGGAAATGGGCGCTTTGAGCTTAAACCCCGAAGCGCTGTTGTTTAAATCCTGGCTGCAACAGGAAATAAATGCCTACCGGCCGCTGGTGGAGTCCAAAGGCCTGTCTTTTAGAGTCTCGATTAAACTCGAAGGTACGGCAATCGTGATTGCCGATCCGGGTCGTTTATCGCAAGTGTTTGCTAATATTATTAAAAATTCGTTGCGTTATACGCATCAACCGGGAAAGTTAACTATTATTGCCAGGCAGCATCAGCAAACGGTTGAGCTGCTCATCAAAGACAGTGCGCCTGCGGTGGCAGAGAGTGAGTTGAATGATTTGTTCAGTCATAGTTATTGCAGTAAAAAGACACAAGCCATGTCAACCCAAAGCAGTGGTTTAGGGTTATATATATGTAAGCAAATAATTGAAGCTCATCAGGGGGAGATCAGTGCGTCACTTTCAAACTTGGGGGGCTTGTGTATTAACATAACAATGCCGCTGGCGGATGAATAA
- a CDS encoding PEP-CTERM sorting domain-containing protein encodes MCLPLRQCSCTVVLTRADKPEPSALAIFTLAMAGLILRRYKKS; translated from the coding sequence ATGTGCTTGCCGTTGCGTCAATGCTCATGCACAGTGGTTCTTACCAGGGCAGATAAACCTGAGCCCTCAGCCCTGGCTATTTTTACCTTGGCTATGGCGGGCTTAATCTTACGAAGATATAAAAAGTCATAA
- a CDS encoding sensor histidine kinase has translation MTRGDLLKDLANEAVEATIVDVATGIILVAFLLFLSVGFIAIRFVVEPANALTAKIKKIKPEDLEKRIKVQDVPKELFPIASAMNDALERVENSFEQQKHFITDAAHELRTPLTIFLNRLELKIPPSTAKDKLINDARYISRIVEQLLDLSRAQNMTGQQLSTLILSDVVKNVCSHLAPMAVDKNQALELVDKCDVCTVKADEGELTVIIKNLLENAIKHTPPGAGIRVSISNRAFSVEDSGKGIASEMQEQIFERFWQENQSDRSGSGLGLAITKELLSHYDATISVSTSSTLGGAKFYVKFVNG, from the coding sequence GTGACCCGGGGCGATCTGCTGAAAGATTTGGCAAATGAAGCGGTTGAGGCGACGATTGTTGATGTTGCCACAGGCATTATCCTGGTGGCTTTTTTACTGTTTTTATCGGTCGGTTTTATTGCCATACGATTTGTTGTAGAGCCGGCTAATGCCTTGACCGCAAAGATCAAAAAGATAAAACCTGAAGATCTAGAAAAACGTATTAAAGTGCAGGATGTCCCCAAAGAGCTGTTTCCCATCGCCAGTGCCATGAATGATGCGCTTGAAAGGGTGGAAAACAGTTTTGAACAACAAAAGCACTTTATTACCGATGCCGCACATGAACTGCGTACTCCGCTGACGATATTTTTAAACCGCTTAGAGTTAAAAATACCACCGTCGACGGCAAAGGATAAGCTGATTAACGATGCCCGGTACATCTCCCGCATCGTCGAACAATTGCTTGACTTGTCCCGGGCACAAAATATGACGGGACAACAGCTGTCGACCCTTATCCTGTCGGATGTGGTTAAAAATGTTTGTTCGCATCTTGCGCCTATGGCGGTTGATAAAAATCAGGCATTGGAACTGGTGGATAAATGTGATGTCTGTACCGTAAAAGCCGATGAAGGAGAGTTGACCGTCATAATCAAAAACCTGTTGGAGAATGCCATCAAACACACTCCACCCGGCGCTGGAATTAGAGTCTCGATATCAAACAGGGCTTTTTCGGTTGAAGACTCGGGAAAAGGTATAGCCAGTGAAATGCAGGAGCAGATCTTTGAGCGTTTTTGGCAGGAAAATCAATCAGACAGAAGCGGCAGCGGGCTTGGTTTAGCGATCACAAAAGAGTTATTAAGCCATTACGATGCGACAATTTCGGTAAGTACCAGCTCGACTTTAGGCGGGGCAAAATTTTATGTTAAATTTGTTAACGGTTAA
- a CDS encoding bile acid:sodium symporter family protein, whose amino-acid sequence MNNGVLLTVIVPLAMFLMMLGLGTTLTTQALTTALRNKKVLGLGLLAQLAVVPVCAALVVFTVDMQAEFKLGIMLLACCPGGTSSNLFCHLGKGNLALSVALTTFSSLAVLLTMPLILEISAQAIFSTAMPLDIPQLEILKRLFFMTLLPVMTGIAISHYFPALGERIAEKSGPFGLAFLIFLAGLIVMKEWQNLIAYLPVLGATILGMTLFILACVMFMLKIVSPSMRDRFTIYIEACIQSSALAMFIALTVMENGSMVAIPAGMYSLTMYLIGFSLVFFYRRSQSTLTEKGMSPSMQQEISEQLATNSDR is encoded by the coding sequence ATGAATAATGGTGTTTTACTAACAGTGATAGTACCGCTGGCGATGTTTTTGATGATGCTGGGATTAGGAACAACCCTCACAACTCAGGCGTTGACGACGGCGCTGCGCAATAAAAAAGTGCTGGGACTGGGGTTGTTGGCGCAACTTGCTGTCGTGCCGGTTTGTGCGGCGCTGGTAGTGTTTACGGTTGATATGCAAGCGGAGTTCAAGCTGGGGATTATGCTGCTTGCCTGTTGCCCCGGCGGCACAAGTTCCAATTTATTTTGCCACCTGGGTAAAGGTAATCTTGCCCTTTCTGTTGCCCTGACCACATTTTCCAGCCTGGCGGTATTGCTTACCATGCCATTGATCCTGGAAATCAGCGCTCAGGCTATTTTCAGCACCGCTATGCCGCTTGATATACCGCAGCTGGAAATATTAAAAAGGCTTTTTTTCATGACCTTGTTGCCTGTCATGACAGGCATAGCCATCAGCCATTATTTTCCCGCTTTGGGCGAGAGAATTGCGGAGAAAAGCGGTCCGTTCGGCCTTGCCTTTTTGATCTTTTTAGCGGGTTTGATTGTGATGAAGGAATGGCAGAATTTAATCGCCTATTTGCCTGTACTTGGGGCAACCATACTGGGTATGACTTTGTTTATTTTAGCCTGTGTGATGTTCATGCTTAAAATAGTCTCTCCCTCAATGCGAGACCGTTTTACCATTTATATTGAAGCCTGCATTCAAAGCTCTGCGCTGGCGATGTTTATTGCGCTGACGGTTATGGAAAACGGCAGTATGGTTGCAATTCCGGCGGGTATGTATTCGCTGACTATGTACCTGATTGGTTTTTCTCTGGTGTTTTTCTATCGCCGAAGCCAAAGCACCTTGACGGAAAAGGGGATGAGCCCCAGCATGCAACAAGAAATATCCGAGCAACTGGCAACAAATTCGGACAGATAA